In Geobacillus kaustophilus, a genomic segment contains:
- a CDS encoding universal stress protein — protein sequence MTMTYQTIVVAVDGSKEAEWALKKAIQIAKRNGTKLILSHIIDLRGFTTVEAHDYALAERSEQYAKELLERYKNEAIAAGLDDVDIAVEFGSPKVKIAKDVAPKYKADLIVCGATGLNAVERLLIGSVSENIVRHAKCDVLVVRTPKA from the coding sequence ATGACCATGACCTACCAAACGATCGTCGTCGCCGTCGATGGGTCGAAAGAAGCGGAATGGGCGTTGAAAAAAGCGATCCAAATCGCCAAGCGAAACGGAACGAAACTCATTTTGTCCCACATCATCGATTTGCGCGGGTTCACAACCGTTGAAGCGCACGACTACGCTCTCGCCGAACGGTCGGAGCAATATGCGAAAGAACTTCTTGAACGGTATAAAAACGAAGCCATCGCCGCCGGGCTCGACGATGTGGACATCGCGGTCGAATTCGGCTCGCCGAAAGTGAAAATCGCCAAAGACGTCGCTCCGAAATACAAAGCCGATCTCATCGTTTGCGGGGCGACCGGTTTAAACGCTGTCGAACGGCTCTTGATCGGCAGCGTCTCGGAAAACATCGTCCGCCATGCAAAATGCGACGTGCTTGTGGTCAGAACGCCGAAAGCGTAA
- the argH gene encoding argininosuccinate lyase, with product MKKLWGGRFTKTAEEWVDEFGASIPFDQELVEEDIEGSLAHVTMLGECGILPAEDVEKIKGGLIRLLEKAKQGELEFSVAYEDIHLNIEKMLIDDIGPVGGKLHTGRSRNDQVATDMHLYLHKRVTEILGLIRGLQRALIKQAEKHVETIMPGYTHLQRAQSISFAHHLLAYFWMLERDYERFSESQKRINKSPLGAGALAGTTFPIDRKRTAELLGFADIYENSLDAVSDRDFIIEFLSNSSMLMMHLSRLAEELILWSSQEFQFIELDDAFATGSSIMPQKKNPDMAELIRGKTGRVYGHLMALLTVMKGLPLAYNKDMQEDKEGMFDTVKTVVGSLKIFTGMIETMNVRADVMERATKQDFSNATELADYLAAKGVPFREAHEIVGKLVLLCIEKGVFLADLPLDVYKEASPLFAEDIYDALNPRTAVNRRNSAGGTGFAEVRAALAKAKQLLGTP from the coding sequence GTGAAAAAGCTTTGGGGCGGACGGTTTACGAAAACAGCGGAAGAATGGGTCGACGAGTTTGGCGCGTCGATCCCGTTCGACCAAGAGCTCGTGGAAGAAGACATTGAAGGCAGCCTCGCCCATGTGACGATGCTCGGCGAGTGCGGCATTTTGCCGGCGGAAGACGTCGAGAAGATCAAAGGCGGACTGATCCGCCTGTTGGAAAAGGCGAAGCAAGGGGAACTCGAATTTTCCGTTGCGTACGAAGACATCCATTTAAACATTGAAAAAATGTTGATTGACGACATCGGCCCGGTTGGGGGCAAGCTGCACACCGGAAGAAGCCGAAACGACCAGGTCGCGACCGATATGCATTTGTATTTGCATAAGCGCGTCACCGAGATTCTCGGCCTCATCCGCGGGCTGCAGCGGGCGCTCATCAAGCAAGCGGAGAAGCATGTCGAAACGATCATGCCGGGGTATACGCATTTGCAGCGGGCGCAGTCGATTTCGTTCGCCCATCATCTGCTGGCCTATTTTTGGATGCTCGAGCGCGATTATGAACGGTTTTCTGAATCGCAAAAACGCATCAACAAGTCGCCGCTCGGCGCCGGGGCGCTCGCCGGGACGACGTTTCCGATCGACCGGAAGCGGACGGCGGAGCTTTTGGGCTTTGCCGATATTTACGAAAACAGCTTGGACGCGGTGAGCGACCGCGACTTCATCATCGAATTTTTGAGCAACAGCTCGATGCTTATGATGCACTTGTCGCGGCTCGCCGAAGAGCTCATCCTTTGGTCCAGCCAAGAGTTCCAGTTCATTGAGCTTGACGATGCGTTCGCGACCGGCAGCAGCATCATGCCGCAAAAGAAAAACCCGGACATGGCCGAGCTCATCCGCGGCAAAACCGGCCGGGTGTACGGGCACTTGATGGCGTTGTTGACGGTGATGAAAGGATTGCCGCTCGCCTACAACAAAGACATGCAAGAAGATAAAGAAGGCATGTTCGATACGGTGAAGACGGTCGTCGGTTCGTTGAAAATTTTCACCGGCATGATCGAGACGATGAACGTTCGTGCTGATGTAATGGAGCGGGCGACGAAGCAGGACTTTTCGAACGCGACCGAGCTCGCCGACTACTTGGCCGCGAAAGGCGTCCCGTTCCGCGAAGCGCATGAAATCGTCGGCAAGCTCGTGCTGCTGTGCATTGAAAAAGGCGTCTTTTTGGCCGACTTGCCGCTTGACGTGTATAAGGAAGCGTCGCCGCTCTTTGCCGAAGACATTTATGACGCCTTGAACCCGCGCACGGCGGTCAACCGCCGCAACAGCGCCGGCGGCACCGGTTTTGCCGAAGTGCGCGCGGCGCTGGCGAAGGCGAAACAGTTGCTTGGCACCCCGTAA
- a CDS encoding argininosuccinate synthase encodes MANPKLVLAYSGGLDTSVAIKWLQERGYDVIACCLDLGEGKDLDFVKEKALKVGAIKSYVIDVKDEFANEYALIALQANALYEGKYPLVSALSRPLIAKKLVEIAELEGAVAVAHGCTGKGNDQVRFEVSIKALNPDLDVIAPVREWSWSREEEIEYAKKHGIPIPVDLDSPFSIDQNLWGRSNECGILEDPWAAPPEEAYELTASLENAPDVPDVIEIGFEQGVPVTLNGKSHPLAQLILELNALAGKHGVGRIDHVENRLVGIKSREVYECPGAITLIKAHKELEDLTLVREVAHFKPLIEQKIAEVIYNGLWFSPLKDALVAFLKETQKHVTGVVRVKLFKGHAIVEGRKSPFSLYDEKLATYTSEDEFDHQAAVGFISLYGLPTKVNSIVNKQNKASVPAGQ; translated from the coding sequence GGCATACTCTGGTGGTTTAGATACATCGGTGGCGATCAAATGGCTCCAAGAGCGCGGTTATGATGTGATCGCGTGCTGCTTGGACCTTGGCGAAGGGAAAGACCTTGACTTTGTAAAAGAAAAAGCGCTCAAAGTCGGCGCGATCAAATCGTACGTGATCGACGTCAAAGACGAGTTTGCGAACGAGTATGCGCTCATCGCCTTGCAGGCGAATGCGCTGTATGAAGGGAAATATCCGCTTGTCTCGGCGCTGTCGCGTCCGCTCATTGCGAAAAAACTCGTTGAAATCGCCGAGCTCGAAGGCGCGGTCGCCGTTGCCCACGGCTGCACGGGGAAAGGGAACGACCAAGTGCGCTTTGAAGTGTCGATCAAAGCGCTCAATCCGGATTTGGACGTGATCGCTCCGGTGCGCGAGTGGAGCTGGTCGCGTGAGGAAGAAATCGAATACGCGAAAAAGCACGGCATTCCGATTCCGGTTGACCTTGACAGCCCGTTTTCGATCGACCAAAACTTGTGGGGCCGAAGCAACGAATGCGGCATTTTGGAAGATCCGTGGGCGGCGCCGCCGGAAGAGGCGTATGAGCTGACCGCTTCGCTCGAGAACGCTCCGGACGTGCCGGATGTGATCGAAATCGGCTTTGAACAAGGCGTGCCGGTGACGTTGAACGGGAAATCCCACCCGCTCGCGCAACTCATTTTGGAGCTGAACGCGTTGGCCGGCAAGCACGGCGTCGGGCGCATCGACCATGTCGAAAACCGCCTCGTCGGCATCAAGTCGCGCGAAGTGTATGAATGCCCAGGGGCGATCACGCTCATTAAAGCGCATAAAGAGCTGGAAGACTTGACATTGGTGAGAGAAGTCGCCCATTTTAAACCGCTGATCGAGCAAAAAATCGCCGAGGTCATCTACAACGGCCTTTGGTTCTCGCCGCTCAAAGACGCGCTTGTCGCGTTTTTGAAAGAAACGCAAAAACATGTCACCGGCGTCGTGCGTGTGAAGCTGTTTAAAGGCCATGCGATCGTCGAAGGGCGCAAATCGCCGTTCTCGCTCTACGATGAAAAACTAGCGACATACACCTCGGAAGACGAGTTTGACCATCAAGCGGCCGTCGGGTTCATCTCGCTGTACGGCTTGCCGACGAAAGTCAACAGCATCGTGAACAAGCAAAACAAGGCGTCGGTGCCGGCCGGTCAATGA